CAAAATAATTTAGATAAAACTTTAAAATATATTGAATTAAAAGCAAATAAATTAATTGAGACTGAAAATAATTTAAATTTTAAAATTAATAATTCTTCCAATAATATAAAATTAAATGTAGAAAAAATTAAAGATAGTTTTAGTAAAATAAATTCTCTTAAAGATTATATTGGTGGATGCCAAGCCCATTTATATGTTGATGGCTCTTGCTGGCAAAGTGAATTTGGCTATTTAAGTCATGTCATTTCAGAACAAGAAAAGAAACTTTATAACTACTATAATGGAAATAATTTTATTAATTCAAAAGATAAAGAAATATTAAAATTATATAAAAATATTATAAAATTTGAAAATAATTTTAAATTATTTAATCAAATAAATTCAATGTATTCATATGATAAAATAAAATTAATTAATCATTTAAGGTTTATCAATGAATCTATTTATCGAATAAATAATATTGAAAACGTATTAAAAGAATTTTCTGATATCGGCTACAATTTTCAAACAAAAAAATCATTTAAAGCTTGGCTTAATGAATTTAATGTAGAACTGCCAACAAATTTAAGTATTTTCCATGATTATTATAAAAACATCCAAAATTTTAATGAAGGAATTGAATTATCAGGGACAGAATTTGCTATATTAATGACAAATCAATCTGGCTTAGGATTAATTCCTTTACCTCCTGTAAATTTACTATCATCATTACCAAATCAAATATTCAAACAAAATATTTCCTGTAACTATAATTTTAATGCATTAGATAATGAATCAGAAGAATATAAAATAATTCGCGGTATAAAAGACAATCAAAACTCTAATGCATTTGAAAAAATTACAAATAGAATTAAGTTATTAAATGATTTATCAATAAAAAAATCCCAATTAAGGGTTTGGCATAAATTATATACAGAAATAGACAAAAATCCTAATATTAATATTGAAAATTTAATAAAAAAGACAAGAGGAAATATACTTGCGGAATCAGTAAATCATTTTTATGATTTAAAAGCATTAGATAATATATTTGATAAAGAATCAAAAAACAAAAATATAGAACATTTAAAAAAGTCTCAAAATTATTTATTAAACTCAACAAAAGATAATAATTTTCAATTAAACTTTTATAGATATATTATTAAACACTTAACATTTTTAAAAGATTCTTATGAAAATGAGACAAATAATAAAATAGATATTTCAAATATTGATATTAATATTGAAGTAAGAAATTTGAATACAAAAGAAGTTTCTATAGAAATAAAATCTATGATTGATTATTTAGATCTATTAGGATTAAAAGACGACTTAGAAAAAGCAATTATAAACAAAATTTCACGAAAAGATTCTTTACTTGATTCTTCTTTTTTAAGAAATGCAAATAATTATATTGAAAACAATAGTAATTTTCAGTTTCAAAAAAATAAATCTCAATTTTCTGATAATTTAAATAAATTTTATTTCCCAGATTATTTACTACCAATGAGTTCATCATATTATAAAAATGAGAATGAAAAAATATTTAAGACAGATTTATTTTTAAAAGATTTAGAAAACTATTCTAAAATATCAGAAAGTAAAAAATTATTAATAAATGATATTCTTTCTACAATTTTTAACTATGAATTTGATGAAATAAAAGCAAAAACAAAAATTGGAACTGAATTTAATACCTCATTAAAAAACATCTATAGTAGAATATATAACCAGTTTTATAAATTTAAAAACGATTCTTTACCAGCATTTATTTTTAGTTCAAATCAATTTGACTTATATAAATCATTTAATACTTATATTTTTGAAAATGAAAATCATGAAAGCAAAATTAGTAAAATTAAAAAAATTGGTAATCGTTTATTAAAAACAATAAATGCCGTTAATATAGGCATGAATATTGTTTATACGCCATCAAGAATTTTTAGCATTCATAGTTTATATTCTGATAAAGATTACATAAGAGGCTCACGTGAAACTGGTGGTATTATAATTGATTCTTTTGATATGTTTATTGATATTTACAGAAATAAAGATCTCTTAAAATCAAATCCAGCAATGTTTCATAAACTTGCGAAAGCACAAATTGCTTTAAACACATTATCTGCTGGTTTTAGTTTATGGCAAGGAATTGATAATTTAGTTGAAGCAAAAAAATACGAAGGAAAAAGAAAACAAGATCTTCAAGTAAATGGAGCTATTAATATAGCTTCTGCTGCAGTTTCCTTATCTACAATTGCAGCCGCAAAATTAACCGCAATGGCGGGTCCCGTGGGGGCTGCTACTGGTTTTATATTAATGTCAGCACAAAGTATATATACAGCCGTTCGCTTTCATGAAAGCTTAACAGAATTAGGTGTTGATGAAGAAACAAAAGCTGCTTTGGTTTCTTTTAGCATTATGACATTTGGTATGCAGTTTGATCACAGCAATGTTCCAGGTGTAGCTTATGCTTCAAAAGTTCATATAAAGAAAAACCAATTAAAAGAAAGTCTAAAATATTATAATGATAATCATGAAAAAAGTGGTTTTTATTTTGAAAAAATAATTACACCAGAAATACGTTATTATTATCCCTATACTAGAAGAGACACAACCACATATAATGGTAGTTATTTGCAAGGGCAAAGTACCACAACAATAGGCGGTCAATTATTAATTGACCAAATTCATCAATGTCAAACAAATAATATTTATCCAGAAAATATTTTAAATCAATCTAATAAATTAAATTTAAACTCTTTATATGAAATTTTAGATCATAAAAAGTACAAAAAAATGATATTGCCTGCATCAGAAGTTGGTGTTGGATATGGCAATAGATATTATGATGATACTAGATACTGTGAAGAGAACTCTTTAAATAAATACTCCTTAATGACTACTTTAAAAGCGGATGATAATTCTGTTTTAACAGAATTACAAAAAAATAATTTAAGTAATTTAATTTATGTTGGAATTGATGACCAATATAAACATGGCAGTGGAATATCATACATAAATGGAGAAAATAATTATAAAAACTTCTTTATTATTAATAAAGGTCAATATCACTATAATTTAAAAGGAGCTAATAAAAACGATTATTTTGAAATAAGAAGTCAAGTCTCTAAAAAATTTAATATTAACGGATCTAATTTTTATAAATTAAAAAGAGAACCATTCAAGGGTACATATTTCTATTCATATAATATTAAAACAATGGTTAATGCTTTAAAAAACGATGAATTAAAAATTTATGGGAACGATGGTATTGATACTTTATCAATGCAATTTTTTGAAATGGATAATGAAGTTAAAGATTTTGAACCTAATATTTTTATTAGACAGAGTGAAAATCAATTAATAAAAGATAATCCAATTTCAGATCCAAATAGAGCTCATGAATATAAATATAACTATTACGAAATAATTGGTGGTTATCCAAATATAGATTTAGAGCGATTGCCTGAAGTTGAAGGCATTGAGCAATTTATTGGTTCTAAGTATAATGATATTTATATAGCTACTTCACAAAATGATTTTATTTATGGAAATAAAGGAAAAGATAAATTATATGGCGCAGCGGGTGACGATGTTTTATTTGGAGGAGAAGATATTGACTATTTAGTTGGTGGAGAAGGTAACGATACTTACATGATTAGTAAAGAAGACTTTTTAGTTAATAAAGACAGCTATGATATCATTAATATTTTTGATAAAAACACAAATAGAAGTCCATTTTATACAAATAATATTGAAGAAAAAGATTTCATAAATACTGATATTACAAATCTAGGTATGATAAAAGAAAATAATGATTTATGGATAGTAACAAAATCCGATGAAATATTAAAAAGACATAATTTAACAGAAAATGAGCATGTAAAAATTGTAAAAATTGAAAACTTTTTTCAAGCTATAATTGATAATAATAATAATCTTCCAATTTTATCCTCTAAAGATGGATTTATTTATAACTATGACCCATCTTTAATTTCTAGTGAAAGTATTTTATGGTTAGATACAATAATGATAAATACAAATTATGAAATAAATAAAACTAATATTTTTAATATTCACAGTAAAATTGATACAAAAATAGGACTTCGTCTTGATACTTTAAAAAACCTTTCCGAAATTACCACTGTAATAGGCTCTCCAGATGCGGAAATTATTATTGGAAATAATAAAGATAATGTTTTAAATGGGGTTGAAGGTAACGATCATTTAAATGGAATGGATGGCGATGATATTTTAATTTCTTCACTCGATCTAACTAAAAACAAACCTACTTTAGATTTACATGGCGGTAGAGGCGAAGATATTTATTTTATAAGTATTAAAAATGCTTCATCAGCCATTAACAACAATGCAAATATTTATATAAATGATATTGATACAAACTCTATTATTAATATTGATTTTCCAGATTACTCAAACATAACTTATGGTGGATATATGGGATCAAATCAAATTAATTTTTATGACACAAGCTCATCATTTTCTAATCAAAAAGTTATATTTACTCTGCATTTTAATAACAAAATAAGACCAAGAAAAGTATTAATTAATACCTCTAAAGAGTCTTTTACAATTGGAGAAGATTTTTTAAATTTTAAGCAACATTAAAATATATTTTTATTATTTAAGAAGGAGTATTTATGAAATTGAATTTTATATTTAAATATTTATTAAGTTTATATTTATCTGTTTTTTATTGTTTTCCGTCTTTTAGTTCACCTGGAAGAAATTGTACAACAAATTTAAGTAGATCTTCCCCTCAATTGAATCAAACTCCTCAATCAGGAAGAAATCCTTCTGGAAATCACGGAAATAATCATTGGTTGTATGATCATGAAAATAGAGGAGGTCATTTGATTAGCAGACATATTTCAAAGAGTGATGATGAACTTAGGAATAGGGCTAATATAGAAAGAAAAGTTTCTGTTTCCAGTTTTCATAGTTTTGAATCTGCAGATAAATTTGTTTCAACAATAATTAGCCAAAATCAAAGTGATATAAATCTATGGAAAGCGAATGTCAGCGATCAACAATCATTTGTCATTCAATTAAAAAGAGGAATTACTGAATCAGGAAATACTTTAGTTTCTTCTGGAAAAATATATAATGATAGACATGGTCGTATTGAAAATGCCTACAATGCTAAAGTTGTTCTATTAAAAGATAATCGAATGCGCGAGGGATATAAAATACTAACAGGATATCCTGTAAATTAAAGCATGCCTCAATTTTATAATATTAGAACTATATAAAAATTAGAATAAAACTATCTTTTCTATTTGTATTGAATTATCTTAATAGTATCATTATATTAAACTTCATATTCTAAAAGTGAATTAATTATTTTATAAATACCTGAAAAATACTTTGGTATTGTTACTTAAAGCTAATCTATTTGAGGCATATATGATATCTTCCCCATCAGATCTTTCTTACTTCATAGAAGTTGCAAGCACATTAAACATTTCTAGGGCTGCGGAACGAGCCGGAATAAGTCAACCCTCTTTAAGTTTAGCTATGCAGAGACTAGAAGAATCCATTGGTACACCACTTTTGACGCGCAATAAATCAGGAGTTACCTTAACCCAAGCAGGAAAACAATTACTAGCTCATTCAAAACATCTTTTACAAATATGGGATAAAGTAAAAGACCAAGCACTTGCATCTGTAAATGAAATTCAGGGTTCCTATACTATAGGATGTCACCCTTCAATTGCTTTATATTCTCTTGGAAATTTTCTACCAAATTTAATGGAACAACATAAACAACTAAACATAAAACTAATACATTCTCTTTCTAGAAAAATAGTAGAGGGTGTCATTAGCTCTTCAATCGATATAGGTATTGTCGTAAATCCAATACATCATCCAGATTTAGTTATACGTAAAATTAGCGAAGATGAAATTACTTTCTGGAGCTCAAACTCTGCTCGTGATATTCAAAAAATAAATACAAATGATGCTATTCTTATATGCGATCCTGAATTACTACAAGTTCAATCCGTTTTAAAGAAAATGTCGAAAATTGGGATAAAATTTAATAGAGTGATCACATCAAGCAGTTTAGAAGTTATTTCTATGTTAACTTCTAGTGGATGTGGTGTTGGCATTTTACCTTCCCGTGTTGCCACTTTAATAAAAAGCCAAAAGCTTGAAAAGCTTGAAAATTTCCCTTCTTTTCATGATGAAATCTGTTTACTATTTCGGGTAGAAAATAAAAATGTAAAAACGATTCAAGCAATTTCAAAAGCAATTACAACTTCTATGTCTTCATATCCAACAAAATAAAAATTTATAAAGAATTTACAAAATTTGTCCACATAAATTGATTTTGTTTTTGTCGCACTTCTTGTCTACTCTTTTGTAAATATTCATCTGATATTAATTCTGCTTGCTTTATCCCTAATTGTAATGCTTGTAATTGAATTTGGCACGCCTTATCACAAACAATAAAATCCCAAAGTGCTTCTTGCAATGTTCGCGATGCAGTAAAAAGACCGTGATTTTTTGCAATAACAACTGAGTAATTTCCAAGAGCCTCAGCAATTAAAATTCCTTCATGCGAAGATCTTACAGGCCCAGTATAGCCTGTATAAATACCTTGATCATTATGAATTGAGGCACCAAGTTGAGTTAAAGGTTCTATCTTAATACCAAGTAAACTTTGTACAACTGTATTGTCTGAATGTGTATGAACAATAGCAGATACATCTGGTCGCAAACGATAAATGGCGCGATGAATAATTTCACCAGGGTGTGACTGTCTGTTACCTTCTAAAATATTTCCATCAAGATCAACTCGTAAAACATCGTCTATTTTTATTTGATTAAACGTAACACCGCTTGGATTGATCCAATATTGATTTGTTTCTGGGATACGTACACTCACATTCCCAAATGGACCAGAATCTAATTTTTGTGAAACTAATATATGACAAGCTAAAACAAGCTCATGCCGAAGTTGATAAGATAAGCTGACTTGCATATGATCTTCTTTCATTTTCTCTCCCAAAAGGAATTGCTGAATTAAAAATTTGACTCCAAAACTCGTCCCAAGCTGTTTTACTTTCTATATATCCATCAAATAAATCTTTTGTAAAATCAGGATATTCTAAAATAATTTCACTTATTGCATTTTTAACAATTGTTTGATGGTGTAAATCAATTTCACCAATATGAATATCCCAAAATTCCCATTCTAAATTTTGCTTTATTTTCTCAATTTCAGGATTTTTTGAAAAATACTCATGCATAGTAGATAAATAAATTTGACATAAACATTCTCCACCCATTCCGCGCAAACCAACTCCATAAGCCCATGAATTTTTGTTTAAAGAATTTTGGACAGATAATAAATAAGGCATACAAGTAGTAGATTCATATTGCAATTCTTCATTTTTAATACCTAAGCTTCTTAAAAAGTTATCGTATAAAATAGGATGTGCTGCTTTTGATTTTCCGTTACCTAATTCATCATTTAGAATTTCTGCTAAAATTGATTTTAAATTTCCAAAAGGCATTTTACTTATTAATATTCCAAGGTCAGCTATATAATAGTGCGTAAAAAATCGATATTGAATAAATATATTTTTTAGAACATTTAATGGAGCTACTTTTAAATATTGTAAATTTTTATCAATCCGGTATTTTTCAGTCATTTTTGTCTGGTCAACTAAATCCCAAAAAATATTTTGCGCCTCATTCATATTTTCCATGAATTTCTCCAAATATAAAAAATAATTAATTTTATTTTACAATATTATATTAAATAAATTCTATATATAGATAAAATATAAAACCTCTATCGTTACCATAGGTAATAATTATATCTTAAAAAAACATATATTCTCTTTTATTTTTAAAAACTTAAGACTTACCCCTTTACAAACTGTTTATAATGATTACTTTAATTTTGTGGTTAGAAAAATGTTTTATTATAATTAGGAGGAATTTTTATGTCATTTTTACAAAATTTCAAGAAACCTTCTTCTCTCATATCTCGCTTTGAGGAAGATCCTTTTTATGAATTACAAACAAATATTAATAAACTCTTTGGTAGTCTAATAAATGAGCCGTTAAACGATAAATCATTATCCAAAAAAATTAAATGGAATCCATCCATTGAATTAAAAGAAACACCAAAAGAATTTATACTTATTGCTGATTTACCAGGTTGTGAAAAAAAGGATATTCATATTACTCTTCAAAATGATATTCTTACCATTAAAGGCGAAAGAAACTTTGAAGAAAATAAAAATGATGACAAGTATCATTTAAGTGAAAGGTTTTATGGTTCCTTTGAAAGACAAATACATATGCCTGAAAGCTTAATAAACAAAGAAAGAATTGACGCAAAATTTAATAATGGAGTTCTAACTGTTTCTTTAGAAAGAAAAAATGAAATTCAAAATAATTCAAAAAGAATTGAAATCAATTAATTCAATACATATTTAATTCTAACCACAAAAAAATCGTTGTAACTTGTTAAAAGTTACAACGATTTATCTAATT
The genomic region above belongs to Silvanigrella paludirubra and contains:
- a CDS encoding RNase A-like domain-containing protein, which translates into the protein MKLNFIFKYLLSLYLSVFYCFPSFSSPGRNCTTNLSRSSPQLNQTPQSGRNPSGNHGNNHWLYDHENRGGHLISRHISKSDDELRNRANIERKVSVSSFHSFESADKFVSTIISQNQSDINLWKANVSDQQSFVIQLKRGITESGNTLVSSGKIYNDRHGRIENAYNAKVVLLKDNRMREGYKILTGYPVN
- a CDS encoding iron-containing redox enzyme family protein; its protein translation is MENMNEAQNIFWDLVDQTKMTEKYRIDKNLQYLKVAPLNVLKNIFIQYRFFTHYYIADLGILISKMPFGNLKSILAEILNDELGNGKSKAAHPILYDNFLRSLGIKNEELQYESTTCMPYLLSVQNSLNKNSWAYGVGLRGMGGECLCQIYLSTMHEYFSKNPEIEKIKQNLEWEFWDIHIGEIDLHHQTIVKNAISEIILEYPDFTKDLFDGYIESKTAWDEFWSQIFNSAIPFGRENERRSYASQLILSTSA
- a CDS encoding LysR family transcriptional regulator; amino-acid sequence: MISSPSDLSYFIEVASTLNISRAAERAGISQPSLSLAMQRLEESIGTPLLTRNKSGVTLTQAGKQLLAHSKHLLQIWDKVKDQALASVNEIQGSYTIGCHPSIALYSLGNFLPNLMEQHKQLNIKLIHSLSRKIVEGVISSSIDIGIVVNPIHHPDLVIRKISEDEITFWSSNSARDIQKINTNDAILICDPELLQVQSVLKKMSKIGIKFNRVITSSSLEVISMLTSSGCGVGILPSRVATLIKSQKLEKLENFPSFHDEICLLFRVENKNVKTIQAISKAITTSMSSYPTK
- a CDS encoding calcium-binding protein — protein: MIKKKFSLISFFAITGIAFHSGCSKFNNDRDKNNSDFNSLSISKATKENSNIQTSIDNTFENTFKIYTDTLSEDEKINYLTKTYKRYLVKIQKKENKLFLTSNLNIENKEFSSINDLNRGLQKEIFSKNTESIKKFQNNYSIKFNFNSNQNENLFELESYWLNTKLEFNDFETAIKSIINEYQVITEKYIQIAENIIQGKVSENDFYKLNFQGYNDNISDFIDAISNKNIVSYHDNSIIGSLFYPTFLFLIDSENNNFYKINDKNKINNTLIDIYNQYININETIIHLLNNKNSIPDELIELKFLNLEFQTSLINKIGDLVKNKDQNNLDKTLKYIELKANKLIETENNLNFKINNSSNNIKLNVEKIKDSFSKINSLKDYIGGCQAHLYVDGSCWQSEFGYLSHVISEQEKKLYNYYNGNNFINSKDKEILKLYKNIIKFENNFKLFNQINSMYSYDKIKLINHLRFINESIYRINNIENVLKEFSDIGYNFQTKKSFKAWLNEFNVELPTNLSIFHDYYKNIQNFNEGIELSGTEFAILMTNQSGLGLIPLPPVNLLSSLPNQIFKQNISCNYNFNALDNESEEYKIIRGIKDNQNSNAFEKITNRIKLLNDLSIKKSQLRVWHKLYTEIDKNPNINIENLIKKTRGNILAESVNHFYDLKALDNIFDKESKNKNIEHLKKSQNYLLNSTKDNNFQLNFYRYIIKHLTFLKDSYENETNNKIDISNIDINIEVRNLNTKEVSIEIKSMIDYLDLLGLKDDLEKAIINKISRKDSLLDSSFLRNANNYIENNSNFQFQKNKSQFSDNLNKFYFPDYLLPMSSSYYKNENEKIFKTDLFLKDLENYSKISESKKLLINDILSTIFNYEFDEIKAKTKIGTEFNTSLKNIYSRIYNQFYKFKNDSLPAFIFSSNQFDLYKSFNTYIFENENHESKISKIKKIGNRLLKTINAVNIGMNIVYTPSRIFSIHSLYSDKDYIRGSRETGGIIIDSFDMFIDIYRNKDLLKSNPAMFHKLAKAQIALNTLSAGFSLWQGIDNLVEAKKYEGKRKQDLQVNGAINIASAAVSLSTIAAAKLTAMAGPVGAATGFILMSAQSIYTAVRFHESLTELGVDEETKAALVSFSIMTFGMQFDHSNVPGVAYASKVHIKKNQLKESLKYYNDNHEKSGFYFEKIITPEIRYYYPYTRRDTTTYNGSYLQGQSTTTIGGQLLIDQIHQCQTNNIYPENILNQSNKLNLNSLYEILDHKKYKKMILPASEVGVGYGNRYYDDTRYCEENSLNKYSLMTTLKADDNSVLTELQKNNLSNLIYVGIDDQYKHGSGISYINGENNYKNFFIINKGQYHYNLKGANKNDYFEIRSQVSKKFNINGSNFYKLKREPFKGTYFYSYNIKTMVNALKNDELKIYGNDGIDTLSMQFFEMDNEVKDFEPNIFIRQSENQLIKDNPISDPNRAHEYKYNYYEIIGGYPNIDLERLPEVEGIEQFIGSKYNDIYIATSQNDFIYGNKGKDKLYGAAGDDVLFGGEDIDYLVGGEGNDTYMISKEDFLVNKDSYDIINIFDKNTNRSPFYTNNIEEKDFINTDITNLGMIKENNDLWIVTKSDEILKRHNLTENEHVKIVKIENFFQAIIDNNNNLPILSSKDGFIYNYDPSLISSESILWLDTIMINTNYEINKTNIFNIHSKIDTKIGLRLDTLKNLSEITTVIGSPDAEIIIGNNKDNVLNGVEGNDHLNGMDGDDILISSLDLTKNKPTLDLHGGRGEDIYFISIKNASSAINNNANIYINDIDTNSIINIDFPDYSNITYGGYMGSNQINFYDTSSSFSNQKVIFTLHFNNKIRPRKVLINTSKESFTIGEDFLNFKQH
- a CDS encoding class II aldolase/adducin family protein, with the protein product MKEDHMQVSLSYQLRHELVLACHILVSQKLDSGPFGNVSVRIPETNQYWINPSGVTFNQIKIDDVLRVDLDGNILEGNRQSHPGEIIHRAIYRLRPDVSAIVHTHSDNTVVQSLLGIKIEPLTQLGASIHNDQGIYTGYTGPVRSSHEGILIAEALGNYSVVIAKNHGLFTASRTLQEALWDFIVCDKACQIQLQALQLGIKQAELISDEYLQKSRQEVRQKQNQFMWTNFVNSL
- a CDS encoding Hsp20/alpha crystallin family protein, which produces MSFLQNFKKPSSLISRFEEDPFYELQTNINKLFGSLINEPLNDKSLSKKIKWNPSIELKETPKEFILIADLPGCEKKDIHITLQNDILTIKGERNFEENKNDDKYHLSERFYGSFERQIHMPESLINKERIDAKFNNGVLTVSLERKNEIQNNSKRIEIN